A stretch of the Geovibrio thiophilus genome encodes the following:
- the nifE gene encoding nitrogenase iron-molybdenum cofactor biosynthesis protein NifE, which translates to MAAKFDHLTEVDSCSENKKKSTAEKVKKCAKPTPGATMGGCAFDGSQIVLLPVGDAAHLIHGPATCVSQNWNNRGSRNLHGQYYKMGFSTDVTEMDVVFGGEKKITDKCVEIAARYPVKAIFVYTTCVTAMIGDDVPTACKKAAELTGISVIPVESPGFIGNKNFGNKIAGDALLEYVIGTQEPEKTTEYDINIIGDYNIAGELWQMMPIFRELGINVLSSLTGGTSFDEIAYAHRAKCTLVICSKALLTLAEGLKRKYGIPFAEGSFYGLGEIEKTLLSVADMLDSEELRGRIHTYVERKNAETLADIAPYTALLKGKKVFVYTGGVKSWSTIYQLEELGMDVIGTSTRKSTEQDIEKIREHFEGTQKMLLEKGDGRILLGVLEKEKADLLLAGGRNMYTSIKGRYPFVDVNQERIHGYAGYTGMVELAKQLAYTLTSPVWEVARRKAPWE; encoded by the coding sequence ATGGCTGCAAAATTTGACCATCTGACCGAAGTTGACAGCTGTTCTGAAAATAAAAAGAAAAGCACAGCGGAAAAAGTAAAAAAATGCGCCAAACCCACACCCGGGGCAACAATGGGCGGATGCGCCTTTGACGGATCGCAGATAGTGCTTCTTCCCGTGGGGGACGCAGCGCATCTCATACACGGACCCGCCACATGCGTGAGCCAGAACTGGAACAACAGGGGCAGCAGGAACCTTCACGGTCAATACTATAAAATGGGATTCTCTACAGATGTAACCGAAATGGACGTTGTTTTCGGCGGGGAGAAGAAGATTACGGATAAATGCGTGGAGATAGCTGCCAGATACCCTGTAAAAGCTATCTTTGTCTACACCACCTGCGTTACCGCCATGATCGGCGACGATGTTCCCACCGCCTGTAAAAAGGCTGCCGAACTCACCGGAATCTCCGTGATACCCGTGGAATCCCCCGGCTTTATCGGCAATAAAAACTTCGGCAACAAGATAGCGGGCGATGCTCTCCTTGAGTACGTAATAGGCACGCAAGAGCCTGAAAAAACCACAGAATACGACATCAACATTATTGGCGACTACAACATAGCAGGTGAGCTCTGGCAGATGATGCCTATTTTCAGGGAGCTGGGGATAAATGTTCTCTCAAGTCTCACAGGCGGCACGTCATTTGACGAAATCGCCTATGCGCACAGGGCGAAATGCACACTTGTTATATGCAGCAAGGCTCTGCTCACTCTGGCGGAGGGGCTTAAGCGCAAATACGGAATACCGTTCGCGGAGGGCTCATTCTACGGACTGGGAGAGATAGAGAAGACGCTTCTCTCTGTAGCGGACATGCTGGACTCAGAGGAGCTGCGGGGAAGAATACACACTTATGTTGAAAGGAAAAACGCAGAGACTCTGGCTGATATAGCGCCATACACCGCTCTTCTTAAAGGTAAAAAAGTTTTTGTTTACACAGGCGGAGTGAAAAGCTGGTCGACAATATATCAGCTTGAGGAACTCGGCATGGACGTAATCGGAACCAGTACAAGAAAATCCACTGAGCAGGATATAGAGAAAATCAGGGAACACTTTGAAGGTACACAGAAAATGCTTCTTGAAAAAGGGGACGGACGTATTCTTCTGGGTGTTTTGGAAAAGGAGAAGGCTGATCTTCTCCTAGCCGGAGGGAGGAACATGTACACCTCCATCAAAGGCAGATACCCTTTTGTGGACGTGAATCAGGAAAGGATACACGGCTACGCAGGCTACACAGGCATGGTTGAGCTGGCAAAACAGCTCGCATACACTCTCACCTCCCCCGTTTGGGAAGTGGCAAGGCGCAAGGCTCCTTGGGAGTAG
- the nifT gene encoding putative nitrogen fixation protein NifT, with protein MKVTVRETPKGINIYVPKKDIEAHVIKIEQAGAWGGVFELDNGWVLEFPALEEVPKLPATFEVKVLSK; from the coding sequence ATGAAAGTAACAGTTAGAGAAACACCGAAAGGCATTAATATTTACGTTCCCAAGAAGGACATTGAAGCGCACGTAATCAAAATTGAGCAGGCAGGGGCATGGGGCGGAGTGTTTGAACTTGACAACGGCTGGGTTTTGGAATTTCCCGCTTTGGAGGAAGTACCTAAGCTCCCCGCTACATTCGAGGTAAAAGTACTCTCAAAATAA
- the nifK gene encoding nitrogenase molybdenum-iron protein subunit beta → MSKDIKVKDHITLFNDERFSEMFERKRELYENAATKEEVAKTLEWTLGEEYKELNFKREHLVVNPLKSCQPLGALYAAIGFDDTMPYVHGSQGCAAYFRSHFCRHFKEPFPAVSDSMTEDAAVFGGHNNMYVGLDNVYKLYKPSMVAICTSCMAEVIGDDLNNFVKNAKEQGNVPEGSLITHAHTPSFVGSHITGYDNMLSSMLAQVGEKTGEVKDRINVILGFDTYIGNFREIKRILGLFGVDFIILSDPSYNLDSPTDGHYKMFNGGTKIADLKDAPNSKATLLLQKYSTVKTIEFIEKEWGHPVKVVNPFGIKGSDDLMMAIAELTGKEIPAEIENERGRFVDAIGDSYYWVHGKTFSLNADPDYAFGLTRMVMELGGEIKHVLLTNGTKDWEADTKALLASCPQGSEAEVYAHKDMWHFRSLLATDPCDFIIGNSFAKYLMRDTGIPLIRIGFPMFDRQFLHRYPTIGYMGGLNLLNWIVNTILDETDRKTMYTTSYDVIR, encoded by the coding sequence ATGAGCAAAGATATTAAAGTAAAAGATCATATAACCCTATTTAACGATGAACGTTTCTCGGAAATGTTTGAAAGAAAGCGTGAGCTTTACGAAAACGCCGCTACAAAAGAAGAGGTTGCCAAGACCCTTGAGTGGACTCTCGGCGAGGAATACAAGGAGCTTAACTTCAAAAGAGAGCACCTTGTTGTAAACCCTCTTAAGTCATGCCAGCCTCTCGGCGCGCTTTACGCTGCCATAGGTTTTGACGACACTATGCCCTATGTGCACGGTTCACAGGGCTGTGCGGCTTATTTCCGCTCGCACTTCTGCCGTCACTTCAAGGAGCCTTTCCCCGCTGTTTCCGACTCAATGACGGAAGACGCCGCTGTGTTCGGCGGACACAATAACATGTACGTGGGGCTTGACAATGTTTACAAGCTCTATAAGCCAAGCATGGTCGCCATATGCACTTCATGTATGGCGGAAGTTATCGGGGATGACCTTAACAACTTCGTAAAAAACGCCAAAGAGCAGGGCAACGTTCCCGAAGGCTCGCTTATAACCCATGCGCACACCCCTTCCTTCGTGGGTTCGCATATCACCGGCTATGACAACATGCTCTCAAGCATGCTTGCTCAGGTTGGCGAGAAAACAGGCGAAGTGAAAGACAGAATCAACGTTATCCTCGGATTCGATACCTATATAGGCAACTTCCGTGAGATAAAAAGGATTCTCGGTCTGTTCGGAGTGGATTTCATAATATTGAGCGATCCTTCCTACAACCTTGATTCCCCCACCGACGGACATTACAAAATGTTCAACGGCGGAACTAAGATAGCTGACCTGAAGGACGCGCCCAACTCCAAGGCTACGCTTCTTCTTCAGAAATACTCAACTGTTAAAACAATAGAGTTCATTGAGAAAGAATGGGGACACCCTGTGAAAGTGGTTAACCCCTTCGGTATCAAAGGCTCAGACGACCTTATGATGGCAATAGCCGAACTTACCGGCAAGGAAATTCCTGCTGAAATCGAAAATGAAAGAGGCAGATTTGTCGATGCCATAGGCGACTCATACTACTGGGTACACGGCAAGACCTTCTCTCTGAATGCTGACCCTGACTATGCCTTCGGTCTTACACGCATGGTTATGGAACTCGGCGGCGAAATCAAGCATGTTCTGCTTACAAACGGTACAAAGGACTGGGAAGCAGACACTAAAGCGCTGCTTGCTTCTTGCCCTCAGGGCAGCGAGGCCGAAGTTTACGCTCATAAAGATATGTGGCACTTCCGCTCACTGCTTGCAACCGACCCCTGCGATTTCATCATAGGGAACAGCTTCGCAAAATACCTTATGAGAGATACGGGCATACCGCTTATCAGAATCGGTTTTCCCATGTTTGACAGACAGTTCCTCCACAGATACCCCACAATAGGGTACATGGGCGGTCTGAACCTCCTCAACTGGATCGTCAACACAATCCTTGACGAAACAGACAGGAAAACGATGTACACCACGAGCTATGACGTAATCAGATAA
- the nifD gene encoding nitrogenase molybdenum-iron protein alpha chain: protein MSTIDKKQAEDFIESVITQYEEKTYKDRKTHIEVVEPGQEKCGVKSNRKSRPGVITMRGCAYAGAKGVVWGPIKDIINVSHGPVGCGQYSWSSRRNYYNGTTGIDSFGTMQFTSDFQEKDIVFGGDAMLRGLLKEANNLFPLNRGLSVLSECPIGLIGDDIEAVSKDISKEIGKPVIPCRCEGFRGVSQSLGHHIANDTIRDWIYEKDMVGQKFEKGPYDVALIGDYNIGGDIWSSRKIIEDMGLNLVAQSTGDSTFSELANVAQAKVVLIHCYRSMNYISRYIEEKYNVPWLEFNFFGPTQIIKSMRKIAAMFDDKIKEQTEKVIAEKYQPYFEKIVAKYRPRLEGKKTMLFVGGLRPRHTMPAFQDLGVEILLTGYEFAHGDDYQRTLEYLDSTTIMVDDMSEFEMDNFLEKYKPDLFGSGIKEKYQTQKSGIPFRQMHSWDYSGPYHGVEGFGVFARDMDMAINGAVWKNIKAPWKS from the coding sequence ATGAGCACTATAGATAAAAAACAGGCCGAAGATTTTATAGAGTCGGTCATAACACAGTACGAGGAGAAAACCTACAAGGACAGGAAAACCCACATTGAGGTTGTAGAACCCGGACAGGAAAAATGTGGAGTTAAGTCCAATAGGAAATCCCGCCCCGGCGTTATCACCATGAGAGGCTGTGCATATGCGGGTGCCAAAGGCGTGGTCTGGGGTCCCATTAAAGACATTATAAACGTGAGCCACGGTCCTGTGGGCTGCGGTCAGTACTCATGGTCTTCCAGACGTAACTACTACAACGGCACCACGGGTATAGACAGCTTCGGCACTATGCAGTTCACATCGGATTTTCAGGAAAAAGACATAGTTTTCGGCGGCGATGCGATGCTGAGAGGGCTTCTCAAGGAAGCTAACAATCTTTTCCCTCTGAACAGAGGCTTAAGCGTGCTTTCAGAGTGCCCCATCGGTCTTATCGGTGATGATATTGAAGCCGTTTCCAAAGACATTTCCAAAGAGATCGGCAAACCCGTTATCCCCTGCCGCTGTGAAGGTTTCAGAGGCGTTTCACAGTCTCTCGGTCACCACATAGCTAACGACACCATCCGTGACTGGATATACGAAAAAGACATGGTCGGTCAGAAATTCGAGAAAGGTCCCTACGATGTGGCGCTCATCGGCGATTACAACATCGGCGGTGATATATGGTCTTCAAGAAAAATCATTGAGGACATGGGGCTCAACCTTGTTGCCCAGTCCACCGGAGACAGTACTTTCAGCGAACTGGCAAACGTTGCGCAGGCTAAAGTGGTTCTTATCCACTGCTACCGCTCAATGAACTACATCTCACGCTACATTGAGGAAAAATACAATGTGCCGTGGCTTGAGTTCAACTTCTTCGGACCCACGCAGATCATCAAATCCATGCGCAAAATCGCCGCTATGTTTGATGACAAGATTAAGGAACAGACAGAAAAAGTCATTGCTGAAAAATATCAGCCTTACTTTGAGAAAATTGTCGCTAAATACAGACCCAGACTTGAAGGGAAGAAAACAATGCTTTTCGTAGGCGGTCTGAGACCCAGACACACAATGCCCGCCTTTCAGGATCTCGGTGTTGAAATACTGCTCACTGGTTACGAGTTCGCCCACGGCGATGATTACCAGCGTACCCTTGAATACCTTGACAGCACGACCATCATGGTTGACGACATGTCGGAATTCGAGATGGACAATTTCCTTGAGAAGTATAAACCCGACCTCTTCGGTTCAGGTATTAAAGAAAAATACCAGACACAGAAGTCCGGCATCCCTTTCAGACAGATGCACTCATGGGATTACTCAGGTCCTTACCACGGTGTGGAAGGATTCGGAGTATTCGCCAGAGATATGGACATGGCAATTAACGGAGCCGTTTGGAAAAACATCAAAGCTCCGTGGAAAAGCTGA
- the nifH gene encoding nitrogenase iron protein yields MAKLRQIAFYGKGGIGKSTTSQNTISALAEMGKKIMIVGCDPKADSTRLILHSKAQATIMELAAEKGSVEDLELDEVLKAGFLGIKCVESGGPEPGVGCAGRGVITAINFLEEEGAYEEDLDFVSYDVLGDVVCGGFAMPIREGKAQEIYIVASGEMMAMYAANNISKGILKYANSGGVRLAGLICNERKTDREDELISELARRINTQRIHFVPRDNVVQHAELRRMTVIEYDSKCKQADEYRTLAQKINDNKMFNIPTPLTMDELEGLLMEFGIIQEDDAEVGKAKNA; encoded by the coding sequence ATGGCTAAATTGAGACAAATAGCTTTTTACGGCAAAGGCGGTATTGGCAAGTCGACCACTTCCCAGAACACTATCTCCGCTCTTGCGGAAATGGGCAAAAAGATAATGATCGTAGGCTGCGACCCCAAGGCAGATTCTACTCGTCTTATCCTTCACTCCAAAGCACAGGCGACAATCATGGAACTTGCCGCTGAAAAAGGCTCAGTGGAAGACCTTGAGCTTGATGAGGTTCTCAAGGCGGGCTTCCTCGGCATCAAATGCGTTGAGTCAGGCGGTCCTGAGCCCGGCGTAGGCTGTGCTGGAAGGGGTGTTATCACGGCTATCAACTTCCTTGAGGAAGAAGGCGCATATGAGGAAGACCTTGACTTTGTTTCCTATGACGTTCTCGGTGACGTTGTGTGCGGCGGTTTCGCAATGCCCATCAGGGAAGGCAAGGCTCAGGAGATCTACATCGTCGCATCGGGTGAGATGATGGCTATGTACGCAGCGAACAACATCTCCAAGGGTATCCTTAAATACGCTAACTCAGGCGGCGTCCGTCTTGCGGGTCTTATCTGTAACGAACGTAAAACTGACAGGGAAGACGAACTGATCAGCGAGCTTGCGAGAAGAATAAATACTCAGAGAATACACTTCGTGCCCAGAGACAACGTCGTTCAGCATGCGGAGCTTAGAAGAATGACTGTTATCGAATACGATTCAAAATGCAAACAGGCTGACGAATACAGAACTCTTGCACAGAAGATAAACGATAACAAAATGTTCAATATCCCCACTCCTCTTACAATGGATGAACTCGAAGGACTCCTTATGGAATTCGGTATCATTCAGGAGGATGACGCAGAGGTCGGAAAAGCGAAAAACGCTTAA
- the draG gene encoding ADP-ribosyl-[dinitrogen reductase] hydrolase, which yields MKNDVFERALAAYLCFAAGDALGATTEFMLPREIRDKYGIHDKIIGGGWLHLKAGNVTDDTEMSLAIGDSLIENGGYTVQGAAASFARWMKKKPVDIGSTVRRGIVNYVTKRSVVSLYSTFSAGNGAAMRNFPVVLYCLKDWVWFEEITISQCHITHNNELSDMATLVLGEVVKALIETGDKRAALDIVSEFIKKDPTFSHSKYNGEASGYIKDTFRTVMHYFFDSDSLYETVVRTVNQGGDADTNGAIAGMLAGALYGMDGIPQKWLRALDQDVVRLITKQTEDLLNAPMNVILL from the coding sequence ATGAAAAATGATGTTTTTGAAAGAGCGCTTGCCGCTTATCTCTGTTTTGCTGCCGGTGATGCTCTCGGAGCGACTACAGAATTCATGCTTCCGAGGGAAATCAGGGATAAATACGGCATACACGATAAAATAATCGGCGGCGGGTGGCTGCACCTTAAGGCGGGGAATGTTACAGATGATACGGAGATGTCTCTGGCTATCGGCGACAGCCTGATCGAAAACGGAGGCTATACTGTTCAGGGTGCGGCAGCAAGCTTCGCAAGATGGATGAAGAAAAAGCCTGTGGACATAGGCAGCACAGTGAGAAGGGGCATTGTTAATTATGTTACAAAACGTTCTGTAGTGTCTCTCTACTCAACATTTTCAGCGGGAAACGGCGCCGCCATGCGGAATTTTCCCGTTGTGCTCTATTGCCTGAAAGACTGGGTATGGTTTGAGGAGATAACAATATCCCAGTGTCATATAACTCACAATAACGAGCTGTCCGACATGGCAACCCTTGTTCTGGGCGAGGTTGTGAAGGCGCTCATCGAAACGGGAGACAAGAGGGCAGCACTTGATATTGTGTCCGAGTTCATCAAAAAAGACCCCACCTTCTCACACTCAAAATACAACGGCGAGGCATCGGGCTATATTAAGGATACTTTCAGAACCGTGATGCACTATTTCTTTGATTCAGACAGCCTGTACGAAACAGTAGTCAGAACAGTGAATCAGGGCGGTGACGCCGACACCAACGGAGCCATAGCGGGGATGCTTGCGGGCGCTCTGTACGGCATGGACGGCATACCCCAGAAATGGCTCAGGGCGCTGGATCAGGATGTTGTAAGGCTTATTACAAAACAGACCGAAGATCTGCTGAATGCCCCTATGAACGTGATTTTGTTGTAA
- a CDS encoding NAD(+)--dinitrogen-reductase ADP-D-ribosyltransferase has product MINLDDSHKAGVYYHSTNKINIPAKLFVSREYNVGIIPITIDGVLEYHRRLFEIAAAAGSISEASVFFENYMNELFALEESVKGKKVGSYIRLLKSWLFDSNNSAGAVLKGWVENRFGLIPFYHGQSIPGLYSKEYYDYLQEWMNSRTNKNSMFSQLDLLYTYTQTIIRAYCENHVPTITLYRGVNDLSDHIIIDQLSKRKYCIELNSLSSFTSEKEIAEQFGSKIIKAEVPYTKIVYFSEALPRRSFSGELEYLVIGGRYDVETVF; this is encoded by the coding sequence ATGATAAATCTTGATGACAGCCACAAGGCAGGCGTTTATTACCACAGCACGAATAAAATCAATATACCCGCAAAGCTCTTTGTAAGCAGAGAGTACAATGTGGGCATAATCCCTATTACTATTGACGGAGTGCTGGAATATCACCGCAGGCTTTTTGAGATCGCGGCAGCGGCAGGCAGCATTTCCGAGGCTTCCGTTTTCTTTGAAAACTACATGAACGAGCTCTTCGCTCTGGAAGAAAGTGTGAAAGGAAAAAAGGTCGGAAGCTACATAAGGCTTCTGAAAAGCTGGCTTTTTGATTCCAACAACTCCGCCGGAGCCGTGCTCAAGGGCTGGGTGGAAAACCGCTTCGGGCTTATTCCGTTTTACCACGGACAGAGCATCCCCGGGCTTTATTCCAAAGAGTACTATGATTACCTTCAGGAGTGGATGAACTCCAGAACCAACAAAAACAGCATGTTTTCGCAACTCGACCTGCTGTACACATACACGCAGACAATAATTAGGGCATACTGCGAAAATCATGTTCCCACCATAACCCTTTACAGGGGAGTGAACGATCTGAGTGACCATATTATCATTGATCAGCTCTCAAAAAGAAAATACTGCATCGAACTGAACTCCCTCTCCTCGTTCACTTCTGAAAAGGAGATAGCAGAACAGTTCGGCAGTAAGATAATTAAGGCTGAAGTGCCTTACACAAAAATCGTTTACTTCTCGGAAGCCCTGCCCCGAAGGTCATTCAGCGGTGAGCTGGAGTACCTTGTGATAGGCGGGCGCTACGATGTTGAAACCGTATTCTGA
- a CDS encoding nitrogen fixation protein NifZ, translating to MEFRENQKIRVLGCTKSDGTCAGCNRGKVVAEEGEEGFVCQITEFLFEPVVVVHFLETNKKVGFRKHEIEIIEDYDPDEMVWIKIKKDDSQNTVSTS from the coding sequence ATGGAATTCAGAGAAAACCAGAAAATCAGAGTTCTCGGCTGCACTAAGAGTGACGGAACCTGCGCAGGCTGCAACCGTGGTAAAGTGGTCGCCGAAGAGGGAGAGGAAGGTTTTGTCTGCCAGATTACGGAGTTCCTCTTCGAGCCTGTTGTAGTGGTTCATTTTCTTGAAACCAATAAAAAAGTCGGCTTCAGGAAGCATGAGATTGAAATTATTGAAGACTATGATCCGGACGAAATGGTCTGGATAAAAATTAAAAAGGACGATTCTCAGAATACGGTTTCAACATCGTAG
- the fdxB gene encoding ferredoxin III, nif-specific: MTYITGITKGGSKWTPEFVMAVDNSKCIACGRCYKACSFSCLSLHEDDDDDSAKRYMVLENDDACVGCKACAVACPKKCFTHAPLEA; the protein is encoded by the coding sequence ATGACCTACATCACCGGAATTACTAAAGGCGGCAGCAAATGGACACCCGAGTTCGTTATGGCTGTCGACAACTCAAAATGTATCGCCTGCGGACGCTGTTATAAAGCTTGCAGCTTTAGCTGCCTTTCACTTCACGAAGACGACGATGACGATTCAGCGAAACGCTACATGGTACTCGAAAACGATGATGCCTGTGTAGGCTGCAAGGCTTGCGCTGTCGCTTGTCCGAAGAAGTGTTTCACCCACGCACCACTGGAGGCATAA
- the nifA gene encoding nif-specific transcriptional activator NifA: MEKRLSYYKLLLNTIYDISLELNSKVNESAALQNVMNIMSNNLNIQNGTILIADPETGALLPKASHGLSRAALAEMVYKSGEGMVGKVFKYGFPIMLHDISLEPDFKDKIKRRDDEKTSFIAVPISHGNEKIGVLAVDKHYREVVSYEAEVDILKMISALVASFMHKMTLINSEKKELIEEKERLRSEVAVKFSVKGLVGGSKLMQEVLKKISQVCRTKTTVLIRGESGTGKEMVAKAVHYSGDRAQKPFVAVNCAAIPKELIESELFGYKKGAFTGAIADKKGKFELANGGTIFLDEIGDMPLEAQSKLLRVLQEMSIERVGGSEPTPIDVRVIAATNRNLENAVRSGDFRLDLYYRLNVVSIFLPPLRKRREDIPELAKTALDKFNTNYGTKLKISPDVFPLLMKCSWPGNIRELENCIERAALSVTSDEITPAEFTCSRGEVCLAQLMENNGHAGCGEHAVCIESLNMDTGGEQKFFCEHYPKAAEKPAEESVRQAKPHSEIPLAVDDEKQMVIDALEKTGWVQAKAARLLGMTVRQINYRIMKFGIEVKKI; this comes from the coding sequence ATGGAAAAGAGATTAAGCTATTATAAACTTCTGTTGAATACAATATACGACATAAGCCTTGAGCTGAACTCAAAGGTGAACGAGAGTGCGGCGCTCCAGAACGTGATGAATATTATGAGCAATAATCTCAATATTCAGAACGGTACAATTCTTATTGCCGATCCGGAGACAGGGGCGCTCCTGCCGAAGGCTTCGCACGGTCTCAGCAGAGCCGCTCTTGCGGAAATGGTGTATAAAAGCGGCGAAGGCATGGTGGGGAAGGTGTTTAAATACGGCTTCCCGATCATGCTCCACGACATAAGCCTTGAGCCCGATTTCAAGGATAAAATCAAGCGCAGGGATGATGAGAAAACAAGCTTTATCGCCGTTCCCATCAGCCATGGAAACGAGAAGATAGGCGTTCTCGCTGTGGACAAGCACTACCGTGAGGTGGTGAGCTATGAGGCTGAGGTGGATATTCTGAAGATGATTTCCGCTCTTGTCGCCTCGTTCATGCACAAGATGACGCTTATAAACAGCGAGAAGAAAGAGCTGATAGAGGAAAAGGAGCGGCTTCGGAGCGAAGTTGCGGTGAAATTCTCCGTCAAGGGTCTTGTTGGCGGCAGCAAGCTGATGCAGGAGGTCTTAAAGAAGATCTCTCAGGTCTGCCGCACAAAAACAACAGTGCTTATCAGAGGCGAAAGCGGAACCGGCAAGGAGATGGTGGCGAAAGCCGTTCACTACTCCGGCGACCGCGCGCAGAAGCCCTTTGTCGCCGTCAACTGCGCGGCGATCCCGAAAGAGCTTATAGAGAGTGAGCTTTTCGGCTATAAAAAAGGCGCCTTCACTGGAGCGATCGCCGACAAAAAAGGCAAATTTGAGCTGGCAAACGGCGGAACTATATTCCTTGACGAAATAGGCGACATGCCCCTTGAGGCGCAAAGCAAACTGCTCCGTGTTCTTCAGGAGATGAGCATAGAGCGTGTCGGCGGTTCGGAGCCCACACCCATTGACGTGAGGGTGATTGCCGCCACGAACAGAAACCTTGAAAACGCCGTGCGTTCAGGAGATTTCAGGCTGGATCTTTATTACAGGCTGAATGTCGTCTCTATTTTCCTCCCGCCTCTGCGGAAACGCAGGGAGGATATTCCCGAACTCGCAAAGACAGCCCTTGACAAATTCAATACAAACTATGGCACAAAGCTTAAGATCTCACCGGATGTATTCCCCCTGCTTATGAAATGCTCATGGCCGGGCAACATACGTGAGCTTGAAAACTGTATAGAGCGTGCCGCCCTCTCCGTAACAAGCGATGAGATAACACCAGCCGAGTTCACATGCTCCAGAGGCGAGGTCTGTCTTGCCCAGCTTATGGAGAACAACGGTCACGCCGGCTGCGGCGAGCATGCGGTCTGTATTGAGTCACTCAATATGGATACGGGCGGAGAACAGAAATTTTTCTGCGAACACTATCCCAAAGCTGCCGAAAAACCCGCAGAAGAGTCTGTCAGACAGGCTAAGCCGCACTCTGAAATACCCCTTGCTGTGGATGATGAAAAGCAGATGGTTATTGACGCTCTTGAGAAAACAGGCTGGGTTCAGGCAAAGGCAGCCAGACTTCTCGGCATGACAGTTCGCCAGATCAATTACCGCATAATGAAATTCGGCATAGAAGTGAAGAAAATATAA
- a CDS encoding 4Fe-4S binding protein, with product MSAVKPGGVEAFLPISALMGLKRFVFSGNYDMIHPAGLTLLIVFLLISIIFKRGFCGYICPIGLISETIGSAGRNIKIHRFIAYPLSSLKYLLLGFFVYIILIQMSLPAIEGFLNAPYNKVSDAKMMRFFTEPSRTTLMVLAVLLILGLLFRNFWCRFLCPYGALMGLVSLVSPFKIKREKDACVNCMKCTNICPMDIQVHKAGTVHSPECIGCHDCVRVRANDECLKTYKSDYRSLTLAVFAVFWISIAAATLTGFWRSEVSSGEYLFWLERLGQLSH from the coding sequence ATGTCGGCAGTGAAGCCCGGCGGCGTGGAGGCATTTCTGCCTATAAGCGCGCTGATGGGGCTCAAGCGCTTTGTGTTCAGCGGAAATTACGATATGATCCACCCTGCGGGACTGACGCTTCTCATTGTCTTTCTTTTAATCAGTATAATCTTCAAGCGCGGCTTCTGCGGATATATCTGCCCCATCGGGCTCATCTCCGAAACAATAGGCTCCGCAGGCAGAAATATCAAAATCCACAGGTTCATAGCCTACCCGCTGTCCTCTCTGAAATATCTCCTGCTGGGGTTCTTTGTTTATATCATCCTCATACAAATGTCTCTGCCTGCCATAGAGGGTTTCCTCAATGCGCCTTACAACAAGGTTTCAGACGCAAAAATGATGCGCTTTTTCACAGAACCCTCCCGCACTACCCTCATGGTTCTGGCTGTTCTCCTGATACTGGGGCTTCTTTTCCGCAACTTCTGGTGCAGATTTCTATGCCCTTACGGAGCGCTGATGGGGCTTGTGTCGCTCGTATCGCCTTTCAAAATAAAAAGAGAGAAGGATGCCTGCGTGAACTGCATGAAATGCACGAACATCTGCCCGATGGATATACAGGTGCATAAAGCCGGAACAGTCCATTCGCCGGAGTGTATAGGCTGTCACGACTGTGTCAGGGTTCGGGCTAACGATGAGTGTCTGAAAACTTACAAATCAGACTACAGATCCCTGACCCTTGCGGTATTTGCGGTATTCTGGATAAGCATAGCCGCCGCCACGCTCACCGGATTCTGGCGGTCGGAGGTATCAAGCGGGGAATATCTCTTCTGGCTGGAAAGGCTCGGTCAGCTCAGTCACTGA
- a CDS encoding response regulator transcription factor has protein sequence MTAETVKAKILYIEDEALTRMLMVRQLRLYFSDVYEAGNGREGFEIFMETQPDIVITDLSMPHLDGFQLVDKIRGQGGKPKFIITTAFREETCSLKDCEILFKPISFADVYSCVTRLLNCQ, from the coding sequence ATGACGGCTGAAACTGTTAAGGCAAAAATATTGTACATAGAGGATGAGGCGCTCACCAGAATGCTTATGGTACGCCAGCTCAGGCTCTATTTCAGTGATGTTTACGAGGCGGGGAACGGCAGGGAAGGCTTTGAGATTTTTATGGAAACACAGCCGGATATTGTCATAACAGATCTCTCTATGCCCCATCTGGACGGCTTTCAGCTTGTGGACAAGATAAGAGGGCAGGGCGGCAAGCCCAAATTTATAATAACCACAGCCTTCAGAGAGGAAACATGCTCCCTGAAGGACTGCGAAATTCTTTTTAAGCCGATCAGCTTCGCGGATGTTTATTCCTGCGTAACCAGACTCCTTAACTGTCAGTGA